One segment of Macaca fascicularis isolate 582-1 chromosome 2, T2T-MFA8v1.1 DNA contains the following:
- the CCNL1 gene encoding cyclin-L1 isoform X3, giving the protein MASGPHSTATAAAAASSAAPSAGGSSSGTTTTTTTTTGGILIGDRLYSEVSLTIDHSLIPEERLSPTPSMQDGLDLPSETDLRILGCELIQAAGILLRLPQVAMATGQVLFHRFFYSKSFVKHSFEIVAMACINLASKIEEAPRRIRDVINVFHHLRQLRGKRTPSPLILDQNYINTKNQVIKAERRVLKELGFCVHVKHPHKIIVMYLQVLECERNQTLVQTAWNYMNDSLRTNVFVRFQPETIACACIYLAARALQIPLPTRPHWFLLFGTTEEEIQEICIETLRLYTRKKPNYELLEKEVEKRKVALQEAKLKAKGLNPDGTPALSTLGGFSPASKPSSPREVKAEEKSPISINVKTVKKEPEDRQQASKSPYNGVRKDSKRSRNSRSASRSRSRTRSRSRSHTPRRQDEVLLRCPGRSRTPGLK; this is encoded by the exons ATGGCGTCCGGGCCTCACTCGACAGCtactgctgccgccgccgcctcgTCTGCCGCCCCAAGCGCGGGCGGCTCCAGCTCCGGGACGACGACCACGACGACGACCACGACGGGAGGGATCCTGATCGGCGATCGCCTGTACTCGGAAGTTTCACTCACCATCGACCACTCTCTGATTCCGGAGGAGAGGCTCTCGCCCACCCCATCCATGCAGGACGGGCTTGACCTGCCCAGCGAGACAGACTTACGCATCCTGGGCTGCGAGCTCATCCAGGCCGCCGGCATTCTCCTCCGGCTGCCGCAG GTGGCGATGGCAACGGGGCAGGTGTTGTTTCATCGTTTTTTCTACTCCAAATCTTTCGTCAAACACAGTTTCGAG ATTGTTGCTATGGCTTGTATTAATCTTGCATCAAAAATCGAAGAAGCACCTAGAAGAATAAGAGATGTGATTAATGTATTCCACCACCTACGCCAGTTAAGAGGAAAAAG GACTCCAAGCCCCCTGATCCTTGATCAGAACTACATTAACACCAAAAATCAAGTTATCAAAGCAGAGAGGAGGGTGCTAAAGGAGTTGGGATTTTGTGTTCATGTCAAGCATCCTCATAAG ATCATTGTTATGTATTTACAAGTCTTAGAATGTGAACGTAATCAAACCCTGGTTCAAACTGCCTG gaaTTACATGAATGACAGTCTTCGAACCAATGTTTTTGTTCGATTTCAACCAGAGACTATAGCATGTGCTTGCATCTACCTTGCAGCTAGAGCACTTCAG ATTCCATTGCCAACTCGTCCCCAttggtttcttctttttggtACTACGGAAGAGGAAATCCAGGAAATCTGCATAGAAACGCTTAGGCTTTATACCAGAAAAAAG CCAAACTATGAATTACtggaaaaagaagtagaaaaaagaaaagtagcctTACAAGAAGCCAAATTAAAAGCAAAGGGATTGAATCCTGATGGAACTCCAGCCCTTTCAACCCTCGGTGGATTTTCTCCAGCCTCCAAGCCAT CATCGCCAAGAGAAGTAAAAGCTGAAGAGAAATCACCAATCTCCATTAATGTGAAGACAGTAAAAAAAGAACCTGAGGATAGACAACAGGCTTCCAAAAGCCCTTACAATGG TGTAAGAAAAGACAGCAAGAGAAGTAGAAATAGCAGAAGTGCAAGTCGAT